From Garra rufa chromosome 19, GarRuf1.0, whole genome shotgun sequence, the proteins below share one genomic window:
- the LOC141291984 gene encoding serine/threonine-protein kinase pim-2-like — protein MGQRHCRRVNPEGGECVPAVNPGASLTPTDHKAEVHPRFDETPECAGEGDGQERGTDKAKKKRKRKRFRRFTSFFSCLSRPQSTRAQDEQVEQGEVDQDTDEAPSRCPDDQISLQDVVCTVEEDDHQEPLTSDPEVHAAAGDQQIVDDHPQDKDGPASLSAGEIDSHLLRQLDCEKIERIEEHICWKYSIGKKMGEGSYGSVYEGTRCEDGLLVAVKITAKTKNEPYLRLPDHPRPVPLEVALTVLANQGPSCQNIIEILDWQDHPDQYFMVLERPSPCMDMQDFWLHYDGLFSEGMARHFMQQIINAAVVCCSRGVLHRDIKMPNLLVNIETLEVKLIDFGCGDLLKSTLYKSYSGTAKYCPPEFFQRGKYYGKQATVWSLGVLLFRMITSLFPRSTHIIEMDNDTWSLLRFSDECCCFIRGCLKSDPERRIHLEELLTHDWFKVPL, from the exons ATGGGACAGCGACATTGTCGTAGAGTGAACCCGGAGGGTGGTGAGTGTGTGCCCGCGGTCAATCCCGGCGCTTCACTTACACCCACCGACCACAAGGCGGAGGTCCATCCTCGTTTCGACGAGACGCCTGAGTGTGCCGGTGAGGGAGACGGCCAGGAGAGAGGGACAGACAAGGCcaagaagaagaggaagagaaAGAGGTTTCGGAGGTTTACCTCTTTCTTCTCTTGCCTGTCTCGTCCCCAATCCACCAGGGCTCAGGATGAGCAGGTGGAGCAGGGTGAGGTGGACCAGGACACTGATGAGGCCCCATCGAGGTGTCCTGATG ATCAAATTTCTCTGCAGGACGTTGTCTGTACTGTAGAGGAGGACGATCATCAGGAGCCTCTTACCAGTGATCCTGAGGTTCATGCCGCTGCCGGGGACCAGCAAATAGTGGATGATCATCCTCAAGATAAGGACGGTCCAGCCAGTCTGTCAGCAGGTGAGATTGATTCCCATCTGCTGAGACAGCTGGACTGTGAGAAGATCGAGAGGATTGAGG AACACATTTGCTGGAAATATTCCATCGGCAAAAAGATGGGGGAAGGATCGTACGGCTCCGTCTATGAAGGGACCCGCTGTGAGGACGGTCTTCTGGTGGCTGTCAAAATCACAGCAAAGACGAAGAACGAGCCGTACCTCAGACTT CCTGACCATCCCAGACCAGTACCTCTAGAGGTGGCCCTGACAGTTCTGGCCAATCAAGGCCCGAGCTGTCAGAACATTATAGAGATACTGGACTGGCAGGACCATCCTGACCAGTATTTCATGGTCCTGGAGCGGCCCTCACCCTGCATGGACATGCAGGATTTCTGGCTGCATTATGACGGCCTCTTCTCTGAGGGGATGGCCCGTCATTTTATGCAGCAGATCATCAATGCTGCCGTCGTGTGCTGCTCTCGGGGGGTCCTCCATCGCGATATCAAGATGCCGAACCTCCTGGTCAACATAGAGACCCTGGAGGTGAAGCTGATTGATTTCGGCTGTGGGGACCTCCTGAAGAGCACACTGTACAAATCCTACAGTG GGACAGCAAAGTACTGCCCACCTGAATTTTTTCAGAGGGGCAAGTACTATGGGAAACAGGCGACAGTGTGGTCATTGGGTGTCCTCCTCTTCCGAATGATCACCAGCCTTTTCCCTAGGAGCACCCATATCATTGAGATGGACAATGATACCTGGTCCCTGCTACGCTTCTCTGATG AATGCTGCTGCTTCATCAGAGGTTGTCTGAAGAGCGACCCAGAGCGGAGGATTCATCTTGAGGAGTTGCTCACCCATGACTGGTTTAAG GTCCCCCTGTAA
- the zmat2 gene encoding zinc finger matrin-type protein 2 — translation MSMRVERSSLDQVKKRFEVNKKKMEEKQKEYDFEERMKELREEEEKAKAYRKEKQKEKKRKAEEDLNFEDDDEMAAVMGFSGFGSSKKGH, via the exons ATGTCCATGCGAGTAGAGCGCTCTTCATTGGACCAAGTTAAAAAACGTTTTGAAGTAAACAAGAAAAAGATGGAGGAAAAGCAGAAGGAGTACGATTTTGAGGAACGAATGAAAGAGTTGCGAGAGGAG GAGGAGAAAGCAAAAGCCTACAGAAAAGAAAagcaaaaggaaaagaaaagaaaggccGAAGAAGATCTCAACTTTGAAGATGATGATGAAATGGCTGCTGTGATGGGATTCTCAGGTTTTGGATCCTCTAAAAAGGGCCACTGA
- the fam53c gene encoding protein FAM53C, translated as MPESSYWQLCPPSKASLQGVLSSSFPPGPVPLGPPESHLPEGDALNRPLAPSTSVTDLSFPGPPPPPPPPPKRHCRSLSVPEDLSRCRYTWRPSASKVWTPVNRRCHSGGGAGGPCPLRAPSSSLNSSLHSSSSPTFFSLALSPDSPLPWTFPWDPSDGAGGGACCCFFPSPSSCSSSPSPLHPPPPPQRRFSLSPVLIREAAAQFLPPPPVPPQITSHPPAVPASPSSACSTPSSVRRALPPQLPRCHSQPCDLLLLKPGLKRRRDPDRPCARPVLDFAKMTQTRSTDPLSYMERGRLACGGDVCMGLEPFFGDFRGSCSPAEGLGRTSIGPLSESDEEEEREEEDPEERDGGQTSVFERDCTELDITLIEEN; from the exons ATGCCTG AGAGCAGTTACTGGCAGCTCTGCCCTCCTTCGAAGGCCAGCCTGCAGGGGGTGCTCAGTTCCAGCTTCCCCCCCGGCCCCGTGCCCCTGGGTCCTCCAGAAAGCCACCTGCCGGAGGGGGATGCCCTGAACCGTCCGCTCGCCCCTAGCACCTCTGTGACGGACCTGTCTTTTCCCGGGCCTCCCCCTCCCCCCCCGCCACCCCCGAAACGCCACTGTCGTTCGCTGTCTGTACCAGAGGACCTTTCACGCTGCCGGTACACCTGGCGGCCGAGCGCCTCCAAGGTCTGGACACCAGTGAACCGCCGATGTCACAGTGGAGGGGGCGCGGGGGGGCCGTGCCCACTACGTGCCCCCAGCTCCTCGCTCAACTCCTCGCTGCATTCTTCTTCCAGCCCCACCTTTTTCAGTCTGGCCCTTTCCCCAGATTCACCACTGCCGTGGACTTTCCCCTGGGACCCGAGTGACGGTGCCGGAGGCGGCGCCTGCTGCTGCTTCTTCCCCTCGCCGTCCTCATGCTCCTCCTCTCCCTCGCCGCTCCACCCTCCACCTCCGCCGCAGAGGCGCTTCTCCCTCTCTCCCGTGCTCATCCGCGAAGCTGCCGCCCAGTTCTTGCCGCCACCTCCGGTGCCCCCGCAAATCACGTCTCACCCTCCGGCGGTGCCCGCCTCGCCCTCGTCCGCCTGCAGCACTCCGTCTTCGGTGCGCCGTGCTCTTCCTCCTCAACTTCCACGGTGCCATTCACAGCCCTGCGACCTGCTCCTGCTCAAACCTGGCCTAAAGCGCCGCAGGGACCCGGACAGACCATGCGCACGGCCTGTGCTAGATTTCGCCAAAATGACACAG ACTCGAAGCACAGACCCTCTCAGTTATATGGAACGTGGCAGATTGGCTTGCGGCGGGGACGTCTGTATGGGCCTTGAGCCTTTTTTTGGAGACTTCAGAGGCTCATGTTCACCAGCTGAAGGCCTGGGTAGGACGAGTATTGGGCCGTTAAGTGAAAGTGACGAGGAGGAGGAGAGAGAGGAGGAGGACCCCGAAGAGCGTGACGGGGGACAAACTAGCGTGTTTGAAAGGGATTGTACTGAACTAGATATCACCCTCATTGAGGAGAACTGA